Below is a genomic region from Zea mays cultivar B73 chromosome 9, Zm-B73-REFERENCE-NAM-5.0, whole genome shotgun sequence.
TGTACACATGAAAGATTGAAAGAGTGCTACTATACCATAGCAATAGACCTAGAATTGAAGTGTTAATGATGCACTACTAAACTGGAGAACAAATGAATATTCAGAATAAAAATTGACAAATAAATAAACAGAAGAATACTCCCAATCTTCATTCAGACATATCGAGCTGCCGTATAGCCAGATTGGTACACACGATTTATCCTTCTTTTTGCTCGGGCGCAAGGTAAAGTCGAACATGAACGGCCACAGTTCAATGTCAACATCATGGCCGAACCCATAGATCCGATGCATATGGACAGATTCCTTGAAGTACACCAAACACATGCGTGACTAAGGGGCAAATAATGGGGACTAGGCTAAAATTCACGGGACCCATGATTAGGTACGTCGTGCTAATCTAATGATCTACTAAATTGCGCAACAATCATTCATGGCAACAAGGTCCCACTGCACTAAGCCAGCCAGTAACCAAGAACCGTATTTAAAAAAAAGTTGCAGGAAGGGAATCCCCTATATTAGAAGAAAATAAGTAGTAAattacagcagcagcagcagctacgGCCTACGGCTTTTCATAGCAACCGGGGTGAGTTATTACAAGCTATGCGAATTTAGCTCCTCGCCTCTCCCAGATCCAAGCGACAACCTACCTGCGACCCAAATCTACCTCCGAAACCACAGGCAAACCGAAACGATAGCGCAAATTAAACCCCCCAAACCAGTGGCCCGAAATTCCCATCTACCTACCGATGCGTACATACACTACGTAGTTGAGAAATCGGGGGAGACGAGGTCGGTTGTATACCTCTGGCGAGCGCGCTCCTGGGGGCGGCGAAGGGCTTGGGCTCGTCCTCGGACTCGAGCTCCGACTCGCCGGACTCCACCTCGAACTCCTCGAAGTCGGCCTCGAAATCCTCCTCCTGCTCATGCTGCTCCACGGGGGCTCCCCTCCTGCCGGATGCAGCCCTCCTCGGCTTCTTGCTCTCGGGCCAGAGGTGGCCAGCCGTGACCCGccgcggtggcggcggcgggatGATGTCCGACAGGATGGCGCCGCCGCACATGGCTGGATGCCGCCGGTGCCCGCTGTCGCTGGGCTGTGGGGACGCGGGCTGGGCTGGAGTGAGCGGGACGGTGGGGTGGGGTGGGGTGGGGAGGGAATCTGAGCTTGCGGTTGCGGGCGGTGGGGTGGGGTTCTGGGTTGGTCGCTCTGCCTCTGCGTGATGCGGAATTGCGGAGTGCGTGGGAGAGGAGTGGGCGGATGGCACGGGCGCGTGTTAAGTAGTAGAGTAGACGCGTGAGGAGTGAGTGAGTGACTTAGGCTGTGCGCAACGCTGCCCCCTTGCaatccccctccccttgcatgccgGCGGTAGGGGGCACCCTacggccgcagcggtgccccctacGTGTCGGcacccttctctctcccccccAGATCTAGCGTatcactgttcatcaccctaaacactgtgttgtgggtccacgagtaattgttagtagataaaaaattgatagttgatataaaaaatgatattttatagttgtagtggggtataggggagtatttagggggaaccgctgcgggagatgaaaaaataggggggaaaataggggaaaaaagtgatataggggaaaaaatttaggggtaacggttgcggatagccttagGAGATGCGCGCGCGGCCACAAGTGCCCGTGGTAGATGTCTAAACGGACCGGGCGATCCGAAATCCGGCATGGATTTGACCTGCCGCGAATTTGGCACTGAACACATAGTGAACTGGACTCGTACCGGTTCGGTCCAGACACCGGACCGTATCTGAATCGAAAACGTGGCACGGTAGGCTAGACCCGAGACGGCCCAATTTTATTTTTTCCCTATTTTTtcatataaatacatatattatacttgaatATAGAGTATAAAATATAAGAAACAAGTGTTTTTGTTAGTTATGTGGGTGTAAATAAATGTTTAGAGCTAATAAATATGGTTTAAACTCTTAAAAATATATAATTTTAAGATATTTTTATCGTTTAAACGGCATATGTTGTTACGGGCCCGTTAGACCCGTCGGGCTGTGGGCCGACCCGACACGGTTATTAGCCTAGCAGGCCATGCCTGGGTCTCGCTTGGGGCCCGTGGGCCGGCACCGCACGGGCCGCTAGCCAATCGGGGCCGAGCCGGCAGGGTCCTAATCCGTGCCGGACCTAGCCGTGCTCGGGCCGGGCCGACACGACCCGTCCATTTGGACATCTATAGCGCGTGGATGATTGGGTGGGCGATGGAGCGTGGCAGAGGCCGTCCGATGCAGGGCCAACGGTGACTACTGCGGTTCTGCCTACGAGGACGTGGttatggtgtgtttggttgaggagctgaGGGAAATGGAATGGCTCCATTCTTATTTTTTGATGTTAAGTTACCATAGAGGAGAGCGGAGCGGCTCCTGGAGTCTATAAATAGCAAATATTTGGGATGCTCTCGCTCCACTAAAACGACTGGATGCGAGCGCTCTCATCTCCTCGACAGTCATATGGCTCTCCAACCAAACAATAAACGGGGCAGCTCCGCTCTATTCTACTCTTCAACCAGACAAAAAATGGAGCGGTTCCGTTCTGATTGCCAAACACAAAATAAAATGGCTCAAttcttagaaactggaatggagtcGCTCCATCCTAGTTGGCTCcccaaccaaacgcaccctaaaaGAGCGTGCAAAGCTCTCTGTATCTGTTTTACCGAACAGTTTCATTACTATAGAAAACAACCCCGGCTGATGCTTATCTCACAGAAGAAAGGTTAGTCAACGATGAGACCACatctttttttctccctctctcttCAAACTCGAAGGCATCCGGCGACCATCGATGGACGGAGGAGGAATCATGTTACGTTACGTTACGGTGGCGATGGCATGTGTTCAACACGAACTAAACTTGAACCCAGGGAAATCTAGCAGACCCTCTAAGCCTTCGAAAATCGTGTCTTTTGTGACGAACCATGGCCCTGGAATTTTCCCAACAACAAGCTACTCCTATACCTAGCCCCCGGCCAGCattgttttctttttcttccaaaaGTTGTCAAACAACAATCAACCTTGTGATGCTATATATGAATGTATCTAACTTCCTCATCGGTTTTCTCCTGCGTTAGGTGAGGGTGATTCATTATTAGGGTGTAGGCTGTTGTGCTGCCCCCCTACCGGTTACCACCAAAAAAATTCTCTCGTAACCCAACGCTAACAGGCTAGCTAGATAGGTGTAGTGTAGCTAGGCACTGAAAAATCGTTTGACGGCTCCACTCCACACCATCTCGGAACGCCGCCGAGCATGCATGGGCGATGCATCATTCGTGGTGGGTTGAAACGTACGTACGTACCTACGTTAGGCTTGCTCGATCAACGACACAAAGTCCGTCCGACCGTCCGATGGTGGGAGTGGGAGGGTCATCGTCGTACGTACACGGTGACGACATCGGAAGGTATGTATAGTCCAacgtttagggctagtttggcagtGAAGAGAAAAAAATCCCTTGGAAACTAACCTAGAAGGGGATTTTAGATACCACCTTATTTCCCGGAGAGAATCTCCCCTCCCGGATATATTTTCCTGGCATTGTTTGGGAAGAAAGGGGCTAAATACCCCTCTTGAGCAAAAAATACATAAAAAATTTAGAAAAAATCAACCAAAAATAAGGAATATTTAGAAAACTCATAAACGATAAAACATCACTAAAAATCCAGAAATATGAAGCATGTATCAATACTGTAATGCCCGTTTAATATCATCATCACATAATATCATCTAATATTCAACGAAGCTAATCCATCCATCATCACATCACATAATATCATCATCTCGATTCACACGTACAGATAGACAATATAGTATAAAAATGGAGTATTAGGAAGTTTGGCAGTAGAATAAGACATCTAAAACATGAACGTCACATGTCAACTTAATGCGTTTTAGTGTCATGCCAGCTTCCTTCTCCATGTCCGCTTCATGTGTTGCTTCCACTTAACACACTGCAAGTAACACCAATTGACACACATTTTAGTTTATATGGTTACACAATTATATAGTTCAATGCTAGTAGCATAGCATAGAAGTGTGATTAAACAATATATAGCATATAGCAGTAGGAGTTAGTAGCTGAAATGAATCAATTTAGTATATACACAATGAACATTATCTTAGAAAGACTAGATGTGAAGTAAATGTGAAATACAAAAGCatattatatatatacacacgATTGCAAATTCTTGGTATATGTTAAACCAAAGGTCAGATAAGCTGTTAATAATGCACTGGCTCTCTACTAACTTAAGCATCTAGTGAGTTCTACTTATATGGAGTTAATCTTAAGCCTCAATCACAAGTCACAGTGGAAGATTCAGCATGATAACAAAGTTCTGGAAGTATGGAAGCAGAGCATATGACTACATTTCTCTCACATTTCCAATGAACTAAAATATCATATGTTCTGCTTTAGTAAGTGCTCAGAGTAACCCTTAAAAAAGCAGAAAAATGGCAAAGGCCCCCTAATGCACTACAATCAATAGCTTAATGCAAACTAGGAGTTCCACTGATGAAAGCTGAATCAAAAATACTGTATCCTTACTAGTAAAACATACTCGAATCAATAGCAATTCCAACACATGTAAACTGGATTGAAATTTCAGTTATTAAACAGATTGGAGTACTTCATACTTCAATTATGTAACAGCCAAgcattaagggtgtgtttggtttgacttttggctttggcttttgcccccctaaaagccaaaagccaaccaaaggcctggatccaggaagcagctttttctaaaagctgactttctcgcagtgcaaatctgaaagcacctctggacctgcttttagtggctttcggatggaactgtgaaaacatatatcgaagaatttttaacgacttttagtgattTTCACTAaacaatttttagctttttaacagcttacagcctacagcagctttttccacagctcacagcccacagcaacttttttcacagccacagcccaaccaaacagaccctaagctTCCTTAGCTAGACGCCTAGAAGCACTGTAAGCCCATCTCTTATAACCAGCAAGTTCAGACTCCAATTGCATACTCCAATCAGCAAGTTCAGACTTCAGAccatattttattttattttattaaaaAACAAGACAAACTAACCAGTTTGTAATGCAGTGAATACCTGTAAGCCCATCTCTTCATCGCCACATTCACCTCACATCACATGATAGTAGCGAGAGCTCTACAAGCACTACGGAGAAAAATAATCAGCAATAATCATATAAACAAACTTCAATTGCATAGAAACTAAGAAATATAACTTACCTAATTTTCCTCTTCAACCAAAGTAATCTAGCATTGTGGTTTTTTGACTTCATAAACACCTCTCTGTTTATCGCTGATTCAAAGACCTCCATTGCATATGATCTATCCTCATCAGTGAACCCGTCAATTCTATCCAACTTGTCTAGACACTTCTCCATAGACACTTCTTCAATACCTTCGAGCGTTTTGGATGTGGCGCTCCTCTTAAAATCCACAAAACTTTCAATGGTTGCTCCAATTTGGCTTTGCTTGCGCTTTCTCCCATTTCTACCTTCTTCATGTCTTGATTGAGCTTCATTTGATATTTCTTGCCAATCCATGGAGAATGGGTTTGTGTGGGGGTGCAAGGGAGAGTGGCTTTGTTCAGAGGTACTCCTGTTCGAATGAGCAGTAGCAGAAGCGGAAGCTGTAGCAAGAGGGCCACCAGGAGGGGCAGTAAGAGGACGAACAGGAATGAAAGAAGGTGGTGGCATTTGCTGAGTGGATGTGAAATTCAAATCTCCTGTAGCCACACTACCTAAAAAGAGAGAAGATGAGTAAAAATACCTTCTGATAAGCTTACATGTGCAAGATGAAATCACAAAAAATAAGCTTACATGTGCAATATTAAGAAAACATATTCAATATTGAGGAAATGACTTACAAGGATGAGCTTTTCCCAAAGTTCTGGCTCAGCCACTATCATACATAGGGAATCATTCCAACCCACCCCACTTTCTTTCCTTGAATCTCTTACTGCCTTGTAATGAGATTTAAGCTCCTTATCTTTGTCTTGCATTTGCTGTTTGGAGTAATGGGCTAGAGGATACCTCTCATTGAACTTGTTTGTGATATTGTTCCATCCCTCAACAGTCCAACCATTTTGACTTTTGAACTTTGGGTTGTCcttattgatagtcgcctagagggggggtgaatagggcgaaactgaaatttacaaatataaacacaactacaagccggggttagcgttagaaatataaacgagtccgagagagagggcacaaaacaaatcccaagcgaataagcaagtgagacacggagatttgttttaccgaggttcggttcttgcaaacctactccccgttgaggaggccacaaaggccgggtctctttcaacccttccctctctcaaacggtcccttggaccgagtgagcttctcttctctaatcaaagccgggaacaaaacttccccgcaagggccaccacacaattggtgcctcttgccttgattacaatggagttgtgatctcaagaacaagtgagaaagaaaagaagcaatccaagcgcaagagctcaaatgaacacggcaaatcactctcactagtcactagggctttgtgtggaattggagaggatttgatctctttagtgtgtctagaattgaatgctagagctcttgtagtagttgagaagtggaaaacttggataccatgaatggtggggtggttggggtatttatagccccaaccaccaaacttgaccgttggctggaggcgtctgctcgatggcgcaccggacagtccggtgcacaccggacagtccggtgcccctgccacgtcatcactgccgttggattctgaccgttggagcttctgacttgtgggcccgccaggatgtccggtgcacaccggacaggtactgtttgatgtccggtgcaccggtatgggcatgtctgacgtctgcgcgcgctgcgcgcgcattaaatgcaccgcagggagccgttggcgccgaagagagccgttgctccgctggtacaccggacagtccggtgtacaccggacagtccggtgatttttagcggagcggctgccacgcgaacccgaggctggcgagttctggagaccgcgcttccttggagcaccggacatgtccggtgcacaccggacagtccggtgaattatagcgcgccggcttccgagaattcccgagagtgaagagttggagtctgagtcccctggtgcaccggacaggtactgttcactgtccggtggcacaccggacagtccggtgcgccagaccaggggtgccttcggttgcccctttgctcctttattgaatccaaaacttggtctttttattggctgagtgtgaaccttttacacctgtataatctatacacttgggcaaactagttagtccaattatttgtgttgggcaattcaaccaccaaaattatttaggaactaggtgtaagcctaattccctttcaatctccccctttttggtgattgatgccaacacaaaccaaagcaaatagagaagtgcataattgaactagtttgcataatgtaagtgtaaaggttgcttggaattaagccaatataactacttacaagatatgcaaggaatgtttctttctttatttagcattttggaccacgtttgcaccacgagttttgattttgcaaattcttttgtaaatccttttcaaagttcttttgcaaatagtcaaaggtaaatgaataagagtttgtaaagcattttcaagatttgaaattttctccccctgtttcaaatgcttttcctttgactaaacaaaactccccctaaaagagatccacctcttagtgttcaagagggttttgatataccatttttgaaatactacgttctcccctttttaacacaataggataccaaatgataaatacgtttggaaagcactaaggtttttttttgaatttggtggtggtggtgcggtccttttgctttgggctcatttctccccctttttggcatgaatcgccaaaaacggaatcattagagccctagaagtaatttcttcccctttggtcataagtaaatgagttaagattataccaaagacgaagtccttttctttgatgctcatttctcccccaaagaatagagagatggttggagtgatggcgaaagatgagttgcggagtggaagcctttgtcttcgccgaagactccaattccctttcaatatacctatgacttggtttgaaatagacttgaaaacacattagtcatagcatagaaaagagatatgatcaaaggtattcaaatgagctatgtgtgcaagctagcaaaagaaatttctagaatcaagaatattgagctcatgcctaagtctggtaaaagattgttcatcaagtggcttgataaagatatcggctaattgatctttagtattaatgtaagaaatctcgatatcccccttttgttggtgatccctaagaaaatgataccgaatggctatgtgcttagtgcggctatgctcgacgggattgtcggccattttgattgcactctcattatcacatagcaaagggactttggttaatttgtaaccgtagtcccgcagggtttgcctcatccaaagcaattgcgcgcaacaatgacctgcggcaatgtactcggcttcggcggtggaaagagcgaccgaattttgcttctttgaagcccaagacaccaaggatcttcccaagaactggcaagtccccgatgtgctcttcctattgattttgcaccccgcccaatcggcatccgaataaccaatcaaatcaaatgtggatccccgagggtaccaaagcccaaacttaggagtataagccaaatatctcaagattcgttttacggccgtaaggtgtgattccttagggtcggattggaatcttgcacacatgcaaacggaaagcataatgtccggtcgagatgcacataaataaagcaatgaaccaatcatcgaccggtataccttttgatccacggacttacctcccgtgtcgaggtcgagatgcccattagttcccatgggtgtcttgatgggcttggcatccttcatcccaaacttggttagaatgtcttgagtgtacttcgtttggctaatgaaggtgccctcttggagttgcttgacttggaatcctagaaaatacttcaactcccccatcatcgacatctcgaatttctgtgtcatgatcctactaaactcttcacatgtagactcgttagtagacccaaatataatatcatcaacataaatttggcatacaaacaagtcattttcaagagttttagtaaagagtgtaggatcggccttgccgactttgaagccattagcaataaggaaatctcttaggcattcataccatgctcttggggcttgcttgagcccataaagcgccttagagagcctataaacatggttaggatactcactgtcttcaaagccgggaggttgctcaacatagacctcttccttgatcggtccattgaggaaggcacttttcacgtccatttgataaagcttaaagccatggtaagtagcataggctaataatatgcgaattgactcaagcctagctacgggtgcataggtttcaccgaaatccaaaccttcgacttgggagtatcctttggccacaagtcgagctttgttccttgtcaccacaccatgctcgtcttgcttgttgcggaagacccatttggttcctacaacattttggttaggacgtggaactaaatgccatacctcatttctagtgaagttgttgagctcctcttgcatcgccaccacccaatccgaatcttgaagtgcttcctctaccctgtgtggctcaatagaggaaacaaaagagtaatgttcacaaaaatgagcaacacgagatctagtggttacccccttatgaatatcgccgaggatggtgtcgacggggtgatctcgttggattgcttggtggactcttgggtgtggcggtcttggttcttcctcatcctccttttcttgatcatttgcatctcccccttgatcattgccatcatcttgaggtggctcatcttcttgattttgcctttcatcatcttgagcctcatcctcattttgagttggtggagatgcttgcatggaggaggatggttgatcttgtgcatttggaggctctttggattccttaggacacacatccccaatggacatgttccttagcgcgatgcatggagcctcttcattacctatctcatcaagatcaacttgctctacttgagagccgttagtttcatcaaacacaacgtcacatgagacttcaactagtccagtggacttgttaaagaccctatatgcccttgtgtttgagtcataaccaagtaaaaagccttctacagttttaggagcaaatttagattttcttcctcttttaacaagaataaagcatttgctaccaaaaactctaaaatatgaaatgttgggctttttaccggttaggagttcatatgatgtcttcttgaggattcggtgaagatataaccggttgatggcgtagcaggcggtgttgaccgcttcggcccaaaaccggtccggtgtcttgtactcatcaagcatggttcttgccatgtccaatagagttcgattcttcctctccactacaccattttgttgaggtgtgtagggagaagagaactcatgcttgatgccctcctcctcaaggaagccttcaatttgagagttcttgaactccgtcccgttgtcgcttcttattttcttgatccttaaggcgaactcattttgagcccgtctcaagaatccttttaaggtctcttgggtttgagatttttcctgtaaaaagaatacccaagtgaagcgagaataatcatccacaattacaagacaatacttactcccgccgatgcttaagtaagcaatcgggccgaatagatccatgtggagtagctcaagcggcctgtcggtcgtcatgacgttcttgtgtggatgatggactccaacttgcttccctgcctggcatgcgctacaaatcctgtctttctcaaaatgaacatttgttaatcctaaaatgtgttctccctttagaagcttatgaagattcttcatcccaacatgggctagtcggcgatgccagagccaacccatgttagtcttagcaattaagcaagtgtcgagttcagctctatcaaaatctaccaagtatagc
It encodes:
- the LOC103637952 gene encoding uncharacterized protein — encoded protein: MAKNVSRAAWNTVYEKGLVDVLLEYKDNPKFKSQNGWTVEGWNNITNKFNERYPLAHYSKQQMQDKDKELKSHYKAVRDSRKESGVGWNDSLCMIVAEPELWEKLILVSHFLNIEYVFLILHMYFYSSSLFLGSVATGDLNFTSTQQMPPPSFIPVRPLTAPPGGPLATASASATAHSNRSTSEQSHSPLHPHTNPFSMDWQEISNEAQSRHEEGRNGRKRKQSQIGATIESFVDFKRSATSKTLEGIEEVSMEKCLDKLDRIDGFTDEDRSYAMEVFESAINREVFMKSKNHNARLLWLKRKISVLSGSNT